In Gordonia iterans, the following proteins share a genomic window:
- a CDS encoding AAA family ATPase, which translates to MSSPAAENALTPEDVKLLERAMYEVKRVIVGQDQLVERILAGLLARGHILLEGVPGVAKTLAVETFATVVGGSFSRVQFTPDLVPTDLIGTRIYRQGREEFDTELGPVVANFLLADEINRAPAKVQSALLEVMAERHVSIGGVTYPMPNPFLVMATQNPIENEGVYPLPEAQRDRFLFKVLVDYPSVEEEREIVYRMGIEPPTASQILDPATTIRLQKVAANVFVHHALVDYVVRVINATRRPADLGLTDVQTWLSYGASPRATLGIVAAARALAVIRGRDYVIPQDIVEIIPDVLRHRLVLSYDALADEVTPDQIITRILQTVGLPQVSAAPAQQPHAPGNAPMPAQQRAAVQPDGHVGQ; encoded by the coding sequence TTGAGTTCACCCGCCGCCGAGAACGCGCTCACCCCCGAGGACGTCAAACTCCTCGAGCGAGCGATGTACGAAGTCAAGCGCGTCATCGTGGGCCAGGACCAGCTGGTCGAGCGCATCCTCGCGGGCCTCCTCGCACGCGGTCACATCCTTCTCGAAGGCGTGCCCGGCGTCGCCAAGACTCTTGCGGTCGAGACCTTTGCCACGGTCGTCGGAGGCAGCTTCTCGCGCGTCCAGTTCACCCCCGACCTGGTCCCCACCGACCTCATCGGCACGCGCATCTACCGGCAGGGCCGGGAGGAGTTCGACACCGAGCTGGGCCCGGTCGTCGCCAACTTCCTGCTCGCCGACGAGATCAACCGCGCACCGGCCAAGGTGCAGTCGGCCCTCCTCGAGGTGATGGCCGAGCGGCACGTCTCCATCGGCGGTGTCACCTACCCGATGCCCAACCCGTTCCTGGTGATGGCCACCCAGAACCCGATCGAGAACGAGGGCGTCTACCCGCTGCCGGAGGCGCAGCGCGACCGCTTCCTGTTCAAGGTGCTCGTCGACTACCCGTCGGTGGAGGAGGAGCGCGAGATCGTGTACCGGATGGGCATCGAGCCCCCCACCGCGTCGCAGATCCTCGATCCGGCGACCACCATCCGCCTTCAGAAGGTCGCGGCGAACGTGTTCGTGCACCACGCCCTGGTCGACTACGTCGTCCGGGTGATCAACGCGACCCGCCGTCCCGCCGACCTGGGCTTGACCGACGTGCAGACCTGGCTCTCGTACGGCGCATCGCCGCGCGCCACCCTGGGCATCGTGGCCGCCGCTCGCGCCCTCGCGGTGATCCGCGGCCGCGACTACGTGATCCCGCAGGACATCGTCGAGATCATTCCAGACGTGCTGCGCCATCGCCTGGTGCTGAGTTACGACGCTCTCGCCGACGAGGTGACCCCGGATCAGATCATCACCCGGATTCTGCAGACCGTGGGTCTGCCACAGGTCAGCGCCGCCCCGGCCCAGCAGCCGCACGCGCCGGGCAACGCGCCGATGCCGGCTCAGCAGCGCGCGGCCGTGCAGCCGGACGGTCATGTCGGCCAATAG
- a CDS encoding DUF58 domain-containing protein: MSANSDLPALRGGRLDDPQLTAALNSLELTVRRKLDGVLQGSHLGLIPGPGSEPGEARPYQPGDDIRRMEWSVTARTTQPHVRQMIADRELETWFVMDASASLDFGSGEHSKRDLAVAAAAAIVHLTSGGGNRHGAVIVTGDSVTRIPARAGRAHARNLLKALATTHRAETGVRGDLNAGLEALRRPQRRRGMAVVISDFLGPLDWSRSLRAIGAHHELLGVEVLDPLDVELPDVGPVTLADAESGEIVEIDVTPRVRADFAAAAAAHRAEVQSTFRGSAGALMTLRTDRDWIADTVRFVGRRRRAAGVR; this comes from the coding sequence ATGTCGGCCAATAGCGATCTCCCGGCGCTGCGCGGCGGGCGGCTCGACGACCCGCAGCTCACCGCCGCGCTCAACAGCCTCGAACTGACGGTCCGCCGGAAGCTCGACGGCGTCTTGCAGGGTTCGCATCTCGGCTTGATCCCGGGTCCGGGGTCCGAACCGGGGGAGGCCAGGCCCTACCAGCCGGGCGACGACATCCGGCGGATGGAGTGGTCGGTCACCGCCCGGACCACGCAGCCGCACGTCCGGCAGATGATCGCCGACCGCGAACTGGAGACGTGGTTCGTGATGGACGCCTCGGCCAGTCTGGACTTCGGTTCCGGCGAACACAGCAAACGCGATCTCGCGGTGGCGGCAGCCGCGGCGATCGTCCATCTCACGTCCGGCGGCGGCAACCGCCACGGCGCGGTGATCGTCACCGGCGACTCGGTGACCAGGATCCCCGCCCGGGCGGGCCGGGCGCATGCGCGGAACCTGCTGAAGGCTCTGGCCACCACCCACCGGGCCGAAACCGGTGTGCGCGGCGATCTGAACGCGGGTCTGGAAGCGCTGCGGCGCCCGCAGCGCCGGCGTGGCATGGCGGTGGTGATCAGCGACTTCCTCGGGCCCCTGGACTGGTCCCGCTCGCTGCGCGCCATCGGCGCGCATCACGAGCTCCTGGGCGTGGAGGTGCTCGACCCGCTCGACGTCGAACTGCCCGACGTCGGACCGGTGACGCTGGCCGACGCCGAGTCCGGCGAGATCGTGGAGATCGACGTGACCCCGCGGGTGCGCGCCGACTTCGCCGCGGCGGCCGCCGCCCATCGCGCCGAGGTGCAGAGCACCTTCCGCGGTTCGGCGGGCGCCCTGATGACCCTGCGCACCGACCGCGACTGGATCGCCGACACGGTGCGCTTCGTGGGCCGGCGCCGTCGTGCGGCGGGGGTACGCTGA
- a CDS encoding VWA domain-containing protein gives MGRWFGHPWWLLASLLVAGFVAAYVLEMRRRKARALRFANLDVLRSVTPAKQDRFRHVPFAFLAVGLLLLTIAMAGPLAERNVPRDRATVMLVVDVSNSMKATDVAPSRLEAAQAAGKRFADELTPGINLGLVSFAGTASTLVSPTPDHNATKNALGKLKLADKTATGEGIFAALDQIQTLNSALGGDDHAPPAHIVLLSDGKQTVPESPDDPRGGFTAARKAKEEQIPVSTISFGTMHGTVELEGPGGQVERVPVPVDDESLRQIANLAGGEFYTASSLDELNRVYETLQRQIGFERERGDNSRPWLIAGTMVVLAALLAALLLNRRLP, from the coding sequence ATGGGACGCTGGTTCGGGCACCCCTGGTGGCTCCTGGCGAGCCTGCTCGTCGCCGGATTTGTCGCGGCTTATGTCCTCGAGATGCGCCGCCGCAAGGCCCGCGCCCTCCGGTTCGCGAACCTCGACGTCCTGCGCAGCGTCACGCCGGCCAAGCAGGACCGCTTCCGGCATGTGCCCTTCGCGTTCCTGGCCGTCGGCCTGCTCCTGTTGACCATCGCGATGGCCGGCCCGCTCGCCGAGCGCAACGTGCCCCGCGACCGGGCGACGGTCATGCTCGTCGTCGACGTCTCCAACTCGATGAAGGCCACCGACGTCGCGCCCTCCCGACTGGAGGCCGCCCAGGCTGCCGGCAAGCGGTTCGCCGACGAGCTGACACCCGGCATCAACCTCGGTCTGGTGTCGTTCGCCGGCACCGCCTCGACGCTGGTGTCGCCGACACCGGACCACAACGCGACCAAGAACGCCCTCGGCAAGCTCAAGCTGGCCGACAAGACGGCGACCGGCGAAGGCATCTTCGCGGCACTGGACCAGATCCAGACCCTCAACTCCGCGCTCGGCGGCGACGATCACGCCCCGCCCGCGCACATCGTCCTGCTGTCGGACGGCAAGCAGACTGTGCCGGAGAGCCCGGACGATCCGCGCGGTGGGTTCACTGCGGCCCGCAAGGCCAAAGAGGAGCAGATCCCGGTCTCCACCATCTCGTTCGGCACCATGCACGGCACCGTCGAACTCGAAGGCCCGGGCGGCCAAGTGGAGCGGGTACCGGTGCCGGTCGACGACGAGTCGCTGCGCCAGATCGCCAATCTCGCCGGCGGCGAGTTCTACACCGCCTCGAGCCTCGACGAACTGAACCGGGTCTACGAGACCCTGCAACGCCAGATCGGTTTCGAGCGGGAACGCGGGGACAATTCGCGGCCCTGGCTCATCGCCGGAACCATGGTGGTGCTGGCCGCGCTGCTGGCCGCCCTCCTCCTCAATCGCCGACTTCCGTGA
- the fabG1 gene encoding 3-oxoacyl-ACP reductase FabG1, with protein MSDKNADFTPRSVLVTGGNRGIGLAVAQRLAADGHKVAVTHRGSGAPEGLFGVQCDVTDTESVDAAFTTVAEHQGPVEVVVANAGITEDTLLMRMGVDSFERVVDANLTGAFRVTKAATRDMLRKRWGRFIYLGSVVGLMGTPGQANYAASKAGVIGLARSVSRELGARNITANVVAPGLIDTDMTRSLPEEYTKTAVDQAIPAKRMGRPEEVAAVVSFLASDDSAYVTGNVINVDGGLGMGH; from the coding sequence ATGTCAGACAAGAATGCAGACTTCACCCCGCGCTCGGTCCTCGTCACCGGAGGCAACCGCGGCATCGGCCTGGCGGTGGCACAGCGCCTCGCCGCCGACGGCCACAAGGTCGCGGTGACCCATCGCGGCTCGGGCGCTCCCGAAGGTCTGTTCGGCGTCCAGTGCGACGTGACCGACACCGAATCGGTCGATGCCGCGTTCACGACCGTCGCCGAGCACCAGGGACCGGTGGAGGTGGTCGTGGCCAACGCCGGGATCACCGAGGACACGCTCCTCATGCGCATGGGTGTCGACAGCTTCGAGCGCGTCGTCGACGCCAACCTGACCGGGGCCTTCCGGGTCACCAAGGCCGCCACTCGCGACATGCTGCGCAAGCGCTGGGGCCGCTTCATCTACCTCGGCTCGGTGGTGGGCCTGATGGGCACCCCGGGACAGGCCAACTACGCTGCGTCCAAGGCCGGCGTGATCGGCCTGGCCCGATCGGTCAGCCGTGAGCTCGGCGCCCGCAACATCACGGCGAACGTCGTGGCGCCCGGTTTGATCGACACCGACATGACCCGCTCGCTGCCCGAGGAGTACACCAAGACCGCGGTGGACCAGGCCATCCCCGCCAAGCGGATGGGCCGGCCCGAGGAGGTCGCGGCCGTCGTCAGCTTCCTCGCCTCGGACGATTCGGCGTACGTGACGGGCAACGTCATCAACGTCGACGGCGGCCTGGGTATGGGCCACTGA
- the inhA gene encoding NADH-dependent enoyl-ACP reductase InhA, with the protein MSGILAGKTVLVTGIITDASIAFATAAQAQEAGATVIITGIPERLRLINRIAKRLPQEVPDAIPLDVTDEESLGALADRVRELAPEGVDGVVHSIAFAPRTLMGPDALPFLEGPGPDVAKAFEISAWSYASLARAVLPVMNEGGSIVGMDFDPRTAVPDYNWMGVAKAALESVNRYVAREVGYAKKIRSNLVAAGPIKTLAAKAISGTATDDAKKLNMLNEYWDGASPIGWNVDDPTPVGKSVVALLSDWLPATTASIVYVDGGASHNTWFPENMLS; encoded by the coding sequence GTGAGCGGAATCCTCGCGGGCAAGACCGTCCTGGTCACCGGCATCATCACCGACGCATCCATCGCCTTCGCCACCGCGGCACAGGCTCAGGAAGCCGGCGCCACGGTGATCATCACCGGCATCCCCGAGCGGTTGCGGCTGATCAATCGCATCGCCAAGCGCCTGCCGCAGGAAGTCCCCGACGCGATCCCGCTCGACGTGACCGACGAAGAGAGCCTCGGCGCGCTCGCCGACCGCGTCCGCGAACTGGCACCCGAGGGCGTCGACGGTGTGGTGCACTCGATCGCCTTCGCCCCGCGCACCCTGATGGGGCCCGACGCGCTGCCGTTCCTGGAAGGGCCCGGTCCCGACGTCGCGAAGGCCTTCGAGATCTCCGCGTGGAGTTACGCGTCGCTGGCCCGCGCGGTGCTGCCGGTGATGAACGAGGGCGGCTCGATCGTGGGCATGGACTTCGACCCGCGCACCGCCGTGCCGGACTACAACTGGATGGGCGTGGCCAAGGCCGCCCTGGAGTCGGTGAACCGGTACGTCGCTCGCGAGGTCGGCTACGCCAAGAAGATCCGCTCCAACCTGGTGGCCGCGGGCCCGATCAAGACGCTGGCGGCCAAGGCGATCTCGGGCACCGCGACCGACGATGCCAAGAAGCTGAACATGCTCAACGAGTACTGGGACGGCGCCTCGCCCATCGGCTGGAACGTCGACGATCCCACCCCCGTCGGCAAGAGCGTCGTCGCGCTGCTCTCTGATTGGCTGCCGGCCACCACCGCCTCGATCGTCTACGTCGACGGCGGCGCCAGCCACAACACCTGGTTTCCCGAGAACATGCTGAGCTGA
- a CDS encoding ferrochelatase, translating into MLFLSFGGPDGPEDVRPFLENVTRGRGVPPERLDEVVEHYLHFGGVSPINRLNLDMIAALAAELRSRGIELPIYFGNRNWTPYVADAVSEIVADGHSRALVFPTSAWGGYSGCRQYHEDVARALDETGRRDDLLLRKLPQYWSEPGFTAAAAATVRRAQAELGAGPPARLVFTAHSIPLAADRTAGPPEAGGHLYSRQVRDAAARVAAELGVGEYDVVWQSRSGPPHVPWLEPDICDHLEALAAQGVGRVVVCPIGFVSDHLEVIWDLDSEARDRAAELGLAYARAGTVGTDPAFISMAADLVERYADGEGDCDVLGCGDNGSLCRTGCCALPARPTR; encoded by the coding sequence CTGCTGTTCCTCTCCTTCGGCGGCCCCGACGGTCCCGAGGACGTCCGACCCTTCCTGGAGAACGTCACCCGGGGCCGCGGCGTTCCCCCGGAGCGGCTCGACGAGGTGGTCGAACACTATCTGCACTTCGGCGGAGTGTCACCGATCAACCGGCTCAATCTGGACATGATCGCCGCGCTCGCCGCCGAACTGCGCAGCCGCGGAATCGAACTGCCGATCTACTTCGGTAACCGAAACTGGACGCCGTACGTCGCCGATGCGGTCTCGGAGATCGTGGCCGACGGACACTCCCGCGCCCTCGTCTTCCCGACGTCCGCATGGGGTGGGTACTCGGGCTGTCGCCAATACCACGAGGACGTCGCGCGTGCGCTGGACGAGACCGGTCGGCGCGACGATCTGCTGCTGCGCAAGCTCCCGCAGTACTGGTCCGAGCCGGGGTTCACCGCCGCGGCCGCGGCCACGGTACGACGGGCGCAGGCGGAGTTGGGGGCGGGGCCGCCCGCTCGGCTGGTGTTCACCGCGCACTCCATTCCGCTTGCGGCCGACCGGACCGCCGGTCCTCCCGAAGCCGGCGGCCACCTGTACTCGCGGCAGGTGCGCGATGCCGCGGCCCGGGTCGCCGCCGAGCTCGGCGTCGGCGAGTACGACGTCGTGTGGCAGTCGCGCTCGGGCCCGCCCCACGTTCCGTGGCTCGAGCCCGACATCTGCGACCACCTGGAAGCACTCGCCGCGCAGGGTGTCGGCCGCGTCGTCGTGTGCCCGATCGGCTTCGTCTCCGACCACCTCGAGGTGATCTGGGACCTGGACTCCGAGGCCCGCGATCGCGCCGCCGAACTCGGGCTGGCGTACGCGCGCGCCGGCACCGTCGGCACCGATCCGGCGTTCATCTCGATGGCGGCCGATCTGGTTGAGCGGTACGCCGACGGGGAAGGCGACTGCGATGTTCTCGGCTGCGGCGACAACGGCTCGCTCTGCCGTACCGGTTGCTGCGCGCTTCCGGCCCGGCCCACGCGCTGA
- a CDS encoding serine/threonine protein kinase, with protein sequence MSTSPPRALLRAWPASALALWATAWRAGVVAPDDAVHTLHDYAQAHEVDAAPGTGIVSSDSVLDLLKLVGRATACAVVLPAPGDAQGLPPRVLNDDVLAAREVLLLAPEAGERLAMTARGTAERCRWTVRALDDSVDIEAIGADQTAGELEYELREAVAEAATVIAGLSGPRTSGPADLRDALAARTRALGLDLPPHERQRVDRMLATAGQIDAIISLVASTGLGAGGSLGVSAEQVASADAQLRRLAALTRRARAAAVNTLLRDFRREP encoded by the coding sequence ATGTCGACATCACCACCTCGGGCCCTGCTGCGCGCCTGGCCGGCGTCTGCGCTCGCCCTGTGGGCGACCGCGTGGCGGGCCGGTGTCGTCGCACCGGACGACGCGGTGCACACCCTGCACGACTACGCCCAGGCGCATGAAGTCGACGCTGCGCCGGGCACCGGGATCGTGTCGAGCGACTCCGTGCTGGACCTGCTGAAGCTGGTCGGGCGCGCCACGGCCTGCGCCGTCGTGCTCCCCGCACCGGGAGATGCCCAGGGCCTGCCTCCTCGAGTGCTGAACGACGATGTTCTCGCCGCCCGCGAAGTGCTCTTGTTGGCCCCGGAGGCCGGAGAGCGGCTAGCGATGACAGCGCGAGGAACGGCTGAGCGCTGCCGGTGGACGGTCCGCGCGCTGGACGACTCGGTGGACATCGAGGCGATCGGCGCCGACCAGACCGCCGGCGAGCTCGAATACGAGCTGCGCGAGGCCGTCGCCGAGGCGGCCACGGTGATCGCCGGCCTGTCCGGCCCGCGCACGTCCGGACCGGCCGACCTCCGCGATGCGCTCGCCGCCCGTACCCGGGCGCTCGGTCTGGACCTGCCCCCGCACGAGCGGCAGCGGGTGGACCGGATGCTCGCCACCGCCGGGCAGATCGACGCGATCATCAGCCTGGTCGCTTCGACGGGACTCGGGGCCGGCGGCAGTCTCGGCGTCTCGGCCGAGCAGGTCGCGTCGGCGGACGCTCAACTCCGGCGGCTGGCGGCGCTCACTCGCAGGGCTCGCGCCGCCGCCGTCAACACCCTGCTCCGCGACTTCCGCCGAGAGCCGTGA
- a CDS encoding DUF3097 domain-containing protein, producing the protein MTNDRYGRDVLSQPRRAKPKAPEVAGEPGLVVEDAGTGFCGAVVGWEKTYAADMVRLEDRHGRTRVFHAYPAAFLIDGAPVTLVRPRGRGPNAPQTIQTASGSRALPKQRARTARASRIFVEGVHDATLLERVWGDDLRAEGVVVMSLDGLDNLDDALADFQPAPHRRAGVLVDHLVSGSKEEKLTTGVGPDVLVCGHPYVDVWQAVKPAAVGIEAWPVIPMGTDWKTGICDALGWGTPQDGWRRVLNAVSSFRELEVPLIRSVEELIDFVTEPPE; encoded by the coding sequence GTGACGAATGATCGCTACGGACGTGACGTTCTTTCCCAGCCCCGTCGAGCCAAACCGAAGGCGCCCGAGGTGGCTGGGGAGCCCGGCTTGGTGGTCGAGGACGCGGGCACCGGATTCTGTGGCGCCGTGGTCGGGTGGGAGAAGACCTACGCCGCGGACATGGTCCGGCTCGAGGACCGCCACGGGCGCACGCGCGTCTTCCACGCCTATCCCGCGGCCTTCTTGATCGACGGCGCCCCGGTGACGCTGGTCCGGCCCCGCGGACGCGGCCCCAACGCACCCCAGACCATCCAGACCGCGTCCGGATCCCGAGCACTCCCGAAACAGCGTGCGCGGACCGCGCGAGCGAGCCGGATCTTCGTCGAAGGCGTCCACGACGCGACTCTGCTGGAACGCGTGTGGGGCGACGACCTGCGCGCCGAGGGCGTCGTCGTGATGAGCCTGGACGGCCTGGACAACCTCGACGACGCGCTCGCCGACTTCCAGCCGGCACCGCATCGTCGGGCTGGAGTCCTGGTGGATCACCTGGTGTCCGGTTCCAAGGAGGAGAAGCTGACCACCGGCGTCGGGCCTGACGTGCTGGTGTGCGGTCATCCCTACGTGGACGTGTGGCAGGCGGTCAAGCCCGCGGCCGTGGGCATCGAGGCCTGGCCGGTGATACCGATGGGCACCGACTGGAAGACCGGCATCTGCGATGCGCTCGGCTGGGGAACCCCGCAGGACGGCTGGCGCCGGGTGCTGAACGCGGTGTCCAGCTTCCGTGAGCTCGAAGTGCCGTTGATCCGCAGCGTCGAGGAACTGATCGACTTCGTCACCGAACCGCCGGAGTAG
- a CDS encoding TVP38/TMEM64 family protein, whose amino-acid sequence MRRSNRSRVVDEPVDLVSGAVGPAPSSPARRPLWRALAGLAAVVAVLVGAYLVPLPSVERAREWSDALGPWFACVFFAVNTIAIVGPIPRTAFTVTAGALFGPVVGFTGSMAVAAVAATVAFVLARRLGRARVERHLDKPGFRAVEERLERRGWLAVGSLRLIPVVPFAVVNYASGLSSVRPMPYFVASVVGTAPGTAAVVFLGDALAGEASPVMIVVSAALFSLGVVGLIVDSRLPVGESSAKA is encoded by the coding sequence GTGCGTCGTTCCAATCGGTCCCGGGTGGTGGACGAGCCGGTAGACCTGGTCTCCGGCGCCGTCGGCCCGGCGCCGTCGTCGCCTGCCCGGCGGCCGCTCTGGCGTGCGCTGGCCGGACTGGCCGCGGTCGTAGCGGTGCTCGTCGGCGCCTACCTGGTGCCGCTGCCGTCGGTGGAGCGGGCGCGGGAGTGGTCCGATGCGCTCGGCCCGTGGTTCGCCTGCGTGTTCTTCGCGGTGAACACGATTGCGATCGTCGGACCGATTCCGCGGACGGCGTTCACGGTGACGGCCGGCGCGTTGTTCGGACCGGTGGTCGGTTTCACCGGTTCGATGGCGGTGGCCGCGGTCGCCGCGACGGTGGCGTTCGTGTTGGCGCGCCGGCTCGGGCGTGCCCGGGTGGAGCGGCACCTGGACAAGCCGGGGTTCCGGGCCGTCGAAGAGCGCCTGGAGCGACGGGGCTGGCTCGCAGTCGGCTCGTTGCGGCTGATCCCGGTGGTGCCCTTCGCCGTGGTGAACTACGCGTCCGGTCTCTCGTCGGTGCGGCCGATGCCGTATTTCGTGGCGAGCGTCGTGGGTACGGCGCCGGGTACCGCCGCGGTGGTGTTCCTCGGCGATGCGCTGGCGGGCGAGGCGTCGCCGGTGATGATCGTGGTGTCGGCCGCCTTGTTCTCGCTCGGCGTGGTCGGCCTGATCGTCGACTCCCGACTACCGGTGGGAGAATCAAGTGCAAAGGCTTGA
- a CDS encoding methylmalonyl-CoA mutase family protein, with amino-acid sequence MTADGNLHTRDQLDDDYERWSAAAAAVLAKGRRVEPADLPGAPDVLLSSETRDDVVVRPLYTRRDETPERGLPGSFPFVRGADAARDVVQGWRVTERFGDLAGQSPAGVNETVLDAAGSGASGIWLKVGAAVPVGELGAALAGVYLDLMPVTLDAGSDGIAAAREFLRLLDDAPAAPEQAPSLLSTTHSLGLSPYTAAYSGRATVPADEATALAATCPGRVRTFRVDGTDFAQSGATNVQELGLLVAAAVAHVRDLVAAGLAPGDALRQISFAVAVGDDQFASIAKLRALRLMWARVAQVLDAPGDGAALTHAVTDLSMLTQRDPWVNMLRTTVAAFGAGVGGADQVTVLGYDAALPQDSRSSSPTFSARIARNTQLLLLEESNIGRVLDPAGGSWYVEQLTGDLAAAGWKVFTDVETHGGYTDALDQGAIARWIDEALAARDAAVAHRSAPVTGVSEFPNLGEAAVGSALAGANDLPTATGKLARVARRFEELRDRADAQSVRPSILLLPLGSVAEHNGRTTFVSNLLAAGGIEAVNPGPVTVEALVGLAADALRQAQGPETVAVLCGTKARYADDGPAVLAAARAAGISRILLAGPTKEWPDGDDSPDGSLQAGIDAVATLTELLDVLTASKEG; translated from the coding sequence ATGACGGCAGACGGCAACCTACACACCCGCGACCAGCTCGACGACGACTACGAGCGCTGGTCCGCCGCCGCCGCCGCGGTCCTCGCCAAGGGGCGGCGCGTCGAGCCGGCAGATCTGCCCGGCGCACCCGACGTGCTCCTGTCGAGCGAGACACGGGACGACGTCGTCGTACGCCCCCTGTATACCCGTCGAGACGAGACGCCCGAGCGCGGACTGCCCGGCAGTTTCCCCTTCGTGCGCGGCGCCGACGCAGCCCGCGATGTAGTTCAGGGCTGGCGGGTCACCGAGCGCTTCGGCGATCTGGCCGGTCAGTCGCCCGCCGGGGTCAACGAGACCGTCCTGGACGCTGCGGGCAGCGGCGCGAGCGGCATCTGGCTGAAGGTCGGCGCCGCGGTGCCGGTCGGTGAGCTCGGCGCAGCGCTCGCCGGGGTCTACCTCGACCTCATGCCGGTCACCCTGGACGCGGGCTCCGACGGCATCGCCGCCGCCCGGGAGTTCTTGCGACTGCTCGACGACGCTCCGGCCGCTCCCGAACAGGCGCCGTCGCTGCTGAGCACCACGCACAGCCTCGGCCTCTCTCCGTACACGGCGGCCTATTCGGGCCGCGCCACCGTGCCCGCCGACGAGGCGACCGCTCTGGCCGCGACGTGTCCCGGACGGGTCCGTACCTTCCGCGTCGACGGCACCGACTTCGCCCAGTCCGGCGCGACCAACGTCCAGGAGCTCGGCCTGCTGGTGGCGGCCGCGGTAGCTCACGTCCGCGACCTGGTCGCTGCCGGCCTCGCGCCGGGCGACGCGCTGCGTCAGATCTCCTTCGCGGTCGCGGTCGGCGACGACCAGTTCGCCTCCATCGCCAAGCTCCGCGCCCTGCGCCTGATGTGGGCGCGCGTCGCCCAGGTTCTGGACGCCCCCGGCGACGGCGCGGCCCTGACGCACGCCGTCACCGACCTGTCGATGCTCACCCAACGCGATCCGTGGGTGAACATGCTGCGCACCACGGTGGCCGCGTTCGGCGCCGGTGTCGGCGGCGCCGATCAGGTGACCGTGCTCGGGTACGACGCCGCCCTGCCCCAGGACTCCCGCTCGTCGAGCCCGACCTTCTCCGCGCGCATCGCCCGCAACACGCAGCTGCTGCTCCTCGAGGAGTCGAACATCGGCCGTGTCCTCGATCCGGCGGGCGGATCCTGGTATGTCGAACAGCTCACCGGCGACCTCGCCGCCGCCGGGTGGAAGGTGTTCACCGACGTCGAGACTCACGGCGGCTACACCGACGCCCTGGACCAGGGAGCGATCGCCCGCTGGATCGACGAGGCGCTCGCCGCGCGCGATGCGGCCGTCGCCCATCGAAGCGCACCCGTCACCGGTGTCTCGGAGTTCCCGAACCTGGGGGAGGCCGCCGTCGGCTCCGCGCTCGCCGGCGCGAACGACCTGCCGACCGCTACCGGGAAGCTCGCCCGCGTCGCCCGCCGGTTCGAAGAACTGCGCGACCGGGCAGATGCCCAGTCGGTCCGGCCGAGCATCCTGCTACTGCCCCTGGGCAGCGTCGCCGAGCACAACGGGCGGACGACCTTCGTCAGCAACCTGCTGGCCGCCGGCGGCATCGAGGCGGTCAACCCCGGTCCGGTGACCGTCGAGGCGCTCGTCGGGTTGGCGGCCGATGCCTTACGACAAGCGCAAGGGCCGGAGACGGTGGCCGTCCTGTGCGGAACCAAGGCGCGCTACGCCGACGACGGTCCCGCAGTGCTCGCGGCCGCCCGCGCCGCCGGAATCTCGCGCATCCTGCTCGCCGGACCGACGAAAGAGTGGCCCGACGGCGATGACTCGCCCGACGGCTCGCTGCAAGCAGGCATCGACGCCGTCGCCACCCTGACCGAGCTGCTGGACGTTCTCACCGCGTCGAAGGAGGGCTGA